In the Alphaproteobacteria bacterium genome, CTCGTAGGCTGCAGCGACGTCGGTGAGCGCGTCGCGCAACGAGCCGGCCGCGTGGAGGAGAACGTCGGTGGCGCGGGCGGGGGATGACATGAGAAGAGTCAATGCGACGGCGCCGATGCGCGCAAGGCTCACGCCTTGAACCCCGCCTTGCAGAAATCGAAATCGCAGCCTTCGTCGGCCTGCGTCACGTGGCTCTGGAACAGCCAGGAATAGCCGCGGTCGCTTCCCTCGTGTGGTGGCGGGCCATTGTAGGCGGCGCGCCGTTTCTTCAGTTCATCATCGCTGACCAGCAGCTCGATGCTCCGCTTCGGCACGTCCAGGCGGATGCGGTCGCCGGTCTTGACCAGGCCGAGCGGCCCGCCGTCCGCCGACTCCGGCGTGATGTGCAGTACGATAGTGCCGAACGCGGTGCCGCTCATGCGCGCGTCGGAGATGCGCACCATGTCCTTGACGCCCGCCGCCGCGAGCTTCTTCGGGATCGGCAGGTAGCCCGCCTCCGGCATGCCGGGCGCGCCCTTCGGCCCGGCGTTGCGCAGGACCAGCACGTCGTCGGCGGAAACGTCCAGCGCGGGATCGTCCATGCGCAGCGTCATGTCTTCGATGTTATCGAAGACCACCGCGCGGCCCTCGTGCGTCATCAGCTTGGGCGTCGCGGCCGACTGCTTGATCACGGCTCCGCGCGGCGCGAGGTTGCCGCGCAACACACACATTGCGCCCTGCGCGTTGATCGGATTTTGCCGCGAGCGGATCACGGTCTGTCCGGGCACCTGCTCGGCCACCTTCACGTGGTCGTGCAGCGTGCCGAAAACACTCGGCGCATCGAGATCGAGGACGTCGGACAATTCCTGCATCAGCCGCGGCACGCCGCCGGCGTGATGGAAGTGCTCCATGTAGTGATCGCCCGAGGGCTTCAGGTCGATCAGCACCGGCACCTGTTTCGACAGCGCATCGAACGCGTCGAGGTCGAGTTTGATGCCGGCGCGCCCCGCCATCGCGGCGAGGTGCACGATGCCATTCGTGGAGCCGCCGATCGCCTGCAGCACGATCAGCGCGTTGCGCAAGCTCCGCTCGGTGAACAGCTCGGTCGGGCGCGGCGAACCCTTCAGGGCCATCTCCACCGCGCGCTTGCCGCTCGCCTCCGCGATGCGCACGCGCTCCGCATGCACGGCCGGCACCGCAGCCGCATAGGGCAACGAGAACCCGAGCGCCTCGATCACGCAGGCCATCGTGCTTGCCGTGCCCATCACCATGCAGGTGCCGACCGAGGGCGCGAGCCGCCCGCTCACCGTCTCGATCTCGGCCTCGTCCATCGTCCCGGCGCGATGCTGCGCCCACAGCCGCCGGCAATCCGTGCAGGCGCCGAGCACCTCGCCCTTGTAGTGGCCGACCACCATCGGGCCGGTCGGCACCACGATGGCGGGCTTGTCGGCCGAGACCGCGCCCATGATCTGCGCGGGCAGCGTCTTGTCGCAGCCCGCGATCAGCACCACGGCGTCCATCGGCTGCGCCCGCACCATCTCCTCGGTGTCGATCGACATCAGGTTGCGCATGTACATCGAAGTCGGCGCCGAGAAGCTCTCGTGGATCGAGATGGTGGGGAATTCCATCGGCAGCCCGCCGGCCAGCATCACGCCGCGCTTCACCGCCTCGATCAGCTGGGGCACGTTGCCGTGGCAGGGGTTGAAGTCCGAGTACGTGTCGGTGATGCCGATGATCGGCCGGTCGAGCGCGTCGTCGGAAAAGCCCTTGGCCTTGATGAAGGCCTTGCGCAGGAACAGCGAAAAGCCGGGATCGCCGTAGGAGGTGAGACCTTTGCGGAGGCCGGAGGGCATGACGTGTCTCGGAAAATGCGGAAAAGAGGGTGCCGCAAGAGTTAGACGATCGTTAGCGCCGAATCCACCACGTCCGGCTGTTTCGGCGAAATCGCTGGCAATTTGCGCCGGTCTGGCCCATATCAGGCGAATACAGGCACGAATGTGCCAACCCCACCCAACAACGGCCAAGAGCCCGGATGAGCTTGGCGCTCATCCCCCCGCGCGACGACGCGGATCGATCAGTTCAGCACAGGAGCGATTTGAATGGCATTGCGCGCAGCGACGAAGACTCTGAAATCATCCGAACCGATCGAGCAGGCTCCGCTTGCCGTCGATCAGCGCAAGCCGTCGGACCAGCGCTACCGCCTGCAGGTGGATCGGCAGACCAAGAAATCATTCGCGACGATCGAGCCCGCCATCGAGGCCGGGGCGGCAATCAAGAAAGCCCATCCGATCGTGCAGGTTTCGATCTACGACGCCGTCGACTGCGTCAACCAGCTGATCGGGCTCGACGGCCTGGTCGCGGCCGCGGCCGACAAGCCGGCCGGAGCGGCAGCTTAGCGCCGCAGCCCCGGCGATTGCCGTTTCGGCATCTCCGTGCTAGGTTACATGTAACCAACGGAGAACGACGTGGCCACGGCTTCGAAGCGCACCGCCGCCACCAAGCGTAAGGCGAACCGGGCGAAGGTTTCCGCGCATCGGGCGCGGATGCGCGCACAAGGGATGCGGCTGCTGCAAATCTGGGTGCCCGATACGCGCTCGCCCGAGTTTGCGAAGGAAGCCCGGCGGCAATCCCGCATGGCCGCGCGCAGCCGGTATGCAAAGGACGACCAGGCATTCGTCGATTCGCTTTCTTCCTGGTTTTGGGAGGGCGAGTGAAGCGCGGCGAGGTGTGGACTGCCGCGGCGAGTGGCTACGTCGGGAAGCCGCGACCGGTCATCATCGTGCAAGATGACGGTTTCAGTGAAACGGACTCGATTACCGTTTGTCCGGCCACCAGTGATCCGGGTCCCATGCCTCTGTTCCGCGTCGAGGTTGAACCGAACGCTCAGAATGGGCTTGTGCAAGTGTCCCGATTGATGGCTGACAAGCTTTTGACAGTGCCAAGAGGCAGGTTGGGCCGGCGCATCGGGCGCCTTGACGATGCAACGATGCTCCGTCTCGACCGCGCGATTACGGTCTTCCTCGGCCTGGCCTCATAGCGACCTTTAGCTCCTTAGCCCCGGCGCCTCGTGGCCGGTGCGCGCCACGTACTCCGTGTAGCCGCCGCCGTATTGGTGAATTCCCTCCGGGGTGAGCTCCAGCACGCGGTTGGACAGCGCGGCGAGAAAATGCCGGTCGTGCGAGACGAACAGCATGGTGCCCTCGTAGTCCGACAGCGCCGCGATCAGCATCTCCTTGGTGGCCATGTCGAGATGGTTCGTCGGCTCGTCCAGCACGAGGAAGTTCGGCGGATCGTAGAGCATCTTCGCCATCACGAGGCGTGCCTTCTCGCCGCCCGAGAGCACGCGGCATTTCTTCTCGATATCGTCACCCGAGAACCCGAAGCAGCCGGCGAGCGTGCGCAGCGAGCCTTGCCCGGCTTGCGGAAACGTATCCTCCAGTTCCTCGAAAACGGTGCGCTCGCCATCGAGCAGGTCCATGGCGTGCTGCGCGAAGTAGCCCATCTTCACGCTGCCGCCGACCGCCACCGTTCCGCCGTCCGGCTCGGTTGAGCCCGCGACCAGCTTGAGCAGCGTGGACTTGCCCGCGCCGTTGACGCCCATCACGCACCAGCGCTCCTTGCGGCGCACCATGAAGTCGAGCCCGTCATAGATGGTGCGGCTGCCGTAGCCCTTGTGCACGTTCTTGAGATTCACGACGTCCTCGCCGGAACGCGGTGCCGGCGGAAAGTCGAACGATACGCTCTGGCGGCGCTTCGGCGGCTCGACGCGCTCGATCTTGTCGAGTTTCTTCACCCGGCTCTGCACCTGCGCGGCGTGCGATGCGCGCGCCTTGAAGGTCTCGATGAACTTGATTTCCTTGGCGAGCATCGCCTGCTGGCGTTCGAACTGGGCCTGCTGTTGCTTCTCGGCGAGCGCGCGCTGCTGCTCGTAGAATTCATAATCGCCCGAGTAGGCGGTGAGCGCGCCGCCGTCGATCTCCACCACCTTGGTGACGATGCGGTTCATGAACTCGCGGTCGTGCGAGGTCATCATCAGCGCGCCCTCGTAGCCTTTGAGGAACTGTTCCAGCCAGATCAGGCTCTCGAGATCGAGATGGTTGCTCGGCTCGTCGAGCAGCATCACGTCGGGGCGCATCAGCAGGATGCGCGCGAGCGCGACGCGCATCTTCCAGCCGCCCGACAGCGCGCCGACATCGCCGTCCATCATCTCCTGGCTGAACGAGAGCCCGGCGAGCACCTCGCGCGCGCGCCCTTCGAGCGCGTAGCCGTCGAGCTCCTCGAAGCGATGCTGCACCTCGCCGTACTGCGCGATGATCGCGTCCATCTCGCCGGCGCGATCCGGGTCCGCCATCGCGGCTTCGAGCGCGTGCAGCTCGGCCGCGACTGTGGCCACGGCACCCGCGCCTGCGATCACCTCGGCGACTGCGCTGCGGCCCGCCATCTCGCCGACGTCCTGGCTGAAGTAGCCGATGGTCACGCCGCGATCGACCGCCACCTGGCCTTCGTCGGGCGCCTCTTCGCCGATGATCAGCCGGAACAGCGTCGTCTTGCCCGAGCCGTTGGGGCCGACGAGGCCGACCTTCTCTCCCCTCTGCAGCGCCGCGGACGCCTCGATGAAGACAATCTGGGGGCCGTTTTGCTTGCTGATGTTGTCGAGACGAATCATGCCCGGAGGGAGGGTGCCTGTGTAACGATAGGCAGCGCCCTTATGACATGCCGCCCGCCGAGGGAAGGGGCAATTGCTTCCGCACAATCCTGGCGGTTTGCGCCGGCACGCCGCAGTGCGGCCGATCGCAACTGCAGACAAGCCGCAATTGCCTCTCAGTCAACATCCTGAACGAATGGTCGATGTCAGTGTTGTGGTCCGTCGAGGATTGTCCGAATTCCTCTGGCGCAAAGGTCTTCGGTGGTCCACTCGTTGGTCCTGCAAAGCTTGATCAGCTCGATCTCGGCATCGGTCAGAGCCTCTGAGGGCGGCGGCGTTCCACTCAGGACGCTGAACGTGCCATTTCTTATCATGTGGAAAAGATACTCTGGAGGTCGACGACCGAACACGCCTTTCAGGTGCCCAAGAATTTGCTTCTCAACATCGTAAGTCTCCGGGTCCCGGTGGATCAGGTATTCGACTAGTTTTTTTTGCTCGCTCAACTTTCTCTCGTCACCGCTGAAGTTGTGCTTGGTGGCGGGTACGAGTACCGCCCGCGCGGCGATCGGCTCATCAAAATTCATCGATATTAGAGGGCCGGTGAGGATATCGGGCCACTCCTCAGAGGGGCGCAGCGCAAAAAATCTGAGACCAAGGCTATCGCCGGGAGGCGTGGCCCGTCGTGCATGACCGTACAAGTAAAGGGTCTCTTTGACGTACACTCCGAAACCATCCACCTTCCAACGCACGCGGCGAAAGTATTCATTCACAAAGCCAACCATCTTGTTGTTAGGCTGGCGGATGATCTCAAGATAGAAACGGATGACACCGCCTTCCGTCGAACTTCGTCGATAGCCGAAGTATTCTTTGTAAAAGGACGCTGGAACGTCTTCGGCAACCGCGCTTGCCTCCAATGTGCTCTCGATGTGCATTGCGATGTTCTCGCTTTTGCGCGCAATCTCCTGGCGCATCGCGATGAGATCGTCTATCAGGCGTCCTACCCGCGCCTGCGATGGAAATGCATGGCGCAGTCCCTGCTGAAGGTCGTTCACGGTGAAGTCGTAGACAAGAACGGTGAGCCGGTATCGTACGACCGAAGGCTTCTGCAGCGCGCGCCTCCGATCCTGACGTTCGAGCTTGGTGCCTATCTTGATCAGGAACGCCTTAAATATCGTGTTCGTGAATTCGCGCAGTTCTGGAGTCTTGCCGATCTCGTCGTGGACCGAGTCGAGTTTCTCCACTTCTTCGGCCGTCAGCGTATAAGGTCTGAGTTGCATGTCGGAGCCATATCGCCTAGATTGAAGTAGGACTATTGGTATAGTTATTTATATTGTGCTAGTATAGATTGCCGTGACAGCTGTGTCACGCTCGCGACAGAGATGATGGCCCTGTAACGGCTGCATCCGTGTTCAGCGCAGCCCGGCATGCCTACTGTAATCCTCAGATTCCCGCACGCTGGGAGGAGAGGATGTTTCACTTCAGCCGCGACTGGTTCAAAAAAAATGCCGGCTCACCATCGGTCGCAGCCGAAAGTTCGCCGGTCGACACATCGAACGGCGGGCAGAAGGCGCTCGGGACGAGCGAGGATGCGATTGAGGAATGGCGTCGCGGAAAATTCCGTGACCCTGATTACGTCGGATCCTTTGGGGATGTCCCCAAGGGATCGCGTGCGCCGGGCAAGAGGAAGAAGCCTCAGAAGCCGGTCGAAGAGAGCACGGTGCTGATCGCAATCCACTTCCCGGTCAATTTGTGGGTGCTCTGGCATTATCTGGCTCAATTCGATTCGTTCCAGATGTTCCTCGCGCGGTCGACGCATGTTGAGGTCGCGGGTATGTCGGCTCTGCTCGTGACGGCGATCTGGTCGGCTCGCTATCTGATCCACACCGCCCGCAATCAGTAAGCGGGGCTTTTGACAAAAGCTGATCACGAGAACGGGTTGGTACAGAGACTGTACCAACCCGTTCTTCATTTCATAGCAACTGCGAAAGCCGCTTGCCGTGATCCTATCTAGTCCTTATATTCCTTTCACCCTGCTCACCGAGGGGCGCCATCATGAGGCGTCTTGGTGGCGGAGCAGGCCGGAGGTGGGCGTGGAGATGCGCGTCCAAATCCGGCGGCCAAAGCGGAAAACCGCTTAGGCTGGCGCGGCGCCCGCGCGCGTGGTTCGCAGCCACGCACCCGGGCGGCTTCGGGACCCGCCCTGGGGACAATACGGTCCCTGTGCGAGGTGCTCGCTGACGGCCCCGGTTCATCGCGGGGACACGCAAGCGCGGCCCGGAGCTGGGCGAATGCCGAAAGGCGTTCGCCAGAGCCGCTGTGGAGCGCCGCAAGGCGTGGGTGGCCGATCGCAAGGCCGCCGGCCCCGCAAGGGGCAACCTGATGTGGCGCCAAGCGGCGCTCCATCCCCTCACATCGTGAGGCGCGAGGCAAAGACGGCGAAGGCCCGGCGCCGAACGTCAAAACCGGGCGGGCGGAGCGTTGGCTTAAGGTTGCCCAAAGGGCGTATAGCTGGAGCCTGCGCGGGCGCATCGCCGAGCAAGGAGAACAACAATGGTCTTCAGACCGAACTACCGGCAGCAGCGCACGGAACGCGATCGCTCGGCGAAATCGCGTCAGGAGGAAAAGCTGCAGAAGCTGCAGGAACGAGCCGCCAAGCGCAAAGCCGAACGCGAGGGCACCGAGCCGCCGGCAGAGCGCGAGCAGAGCTAGGCGCAGAACCACAACTGCAGTGGCGTTGACGCGCACCCTCCGAGGCGCGAGCGTCAGCACATAAAGAACCCTCACGGAGGAATCCATGCGCGCGGTGAATCGGCGTTCGGCGCTGGTCGGTGGCGCAACGCTCGCGTTTGCGGGCCGCGCGCTCGCACAGCAAGGGCTCTCGCAGGCGGGCGCGAACGCCGTCGCGGCGCAGCGCGCCGAGCATGCGAAACTCGCAGCAGCGTGCGACACGCAATTCGTCGGCCTGCCGTCGCCGACCGCGCCGCGCTCGGAGGTCGGCGGCCATCCCTGCCAGGGCATCTACTGGACGCCGAAGGGGCAGCGACCGCGCGTCGCGCTGATTGCCACGCACTACAACGTGGACTTCGCCGAGCATTATCTCGCGCCCTATATCGCGTCGCGCGGTTACGGCTTCCTCGGCTGGAACACGCGCTACCGCGGCGCCGAGGACCTGTTCACGCTGGAGCATGCGTTGGTCGACATCGGCGCCGGCGTGAAGTGGCTGCGCGATGAGGGCGTCGAGCGCGTCGTGATCCTCGGGAATTCCGGCGGCGGCTCGCTGATGGGCGCTTACCAGGCCGAGGCCACGGCGCCGACGCTGCACGCCGCGATGAAGGGCGCGGCGCACGACGCGCTCGCCGACCTGCCGAAATCGGACCTCTACATTTCGCTCAACGCGCATTCCGGCCGGCCGGAGGTGCTGACCAACTGGCTGGATCCTTCGGTCACCGACGAACGTGATCCGGTCGCGACCGACCAGTCGCTCAATCCCTACAACAAGGAGAACGGCCCGCCCTATTCGGACGCGTTCATCACGCGCTATCGCGCGGCGCAGAAGGCGCGCAACCAGCGCATTACCGACTGGTGCAAGGCGGAGCTGAAGCGTCTCAACGCGGCGGGCATTCCGGATTTTCTCTTTCCGCTGTTCCGCGCCTGGGCGGACCTGCGCTTCATGGATGCGCGGCTCGATCCCTCGGATCGCGTCGTGCCGGGCTGCTATCGCGGCGATCCGGCGCTCGCGAACCGCGGCTTCGGGCTCGGGCGCGCCTGCACGCTGAAGAGCTG is a window encoding:
- a CDS encoding IlvD/Edd family dehydratase, which gives rise to MPSGLRKGLTSYGDPGFSLFLRKAFIKAKGFSDDALDRPIIGITDTYSDFNPCHGNVPQLIEAVKRGVMLAGGLPMEFPTISIHESFSAPTSMYMRNLMSIDTEEMVRAQPMDAVVLIAGCDKTLPAQIMGAVSADKPAIVVPTGPMVVGHYKGEVLGACTDCRRLWAQHRAGTMDEAEIETVSGRLAPSVGTCMVMGTASTMACVIEALGFSLPYAAAVPAVHAERVRIAEASGKRAVEMALKGSPRPTELFTERSLRNALIVLQAIGGSTNGIVHLAAMAGRAGIKLDLDAFDALSKQVPVLIDLKPSGDHYMEHFHHAGGVPRLMQELSDVLDLDAPSVFGTLHDHVKVAEQVPGQTVIRSRQNPINAQGAMCVLRGNLAPRGAVIKQSAATPKLMTHEGRAVVFDNIEDMTLRMDDPALDVSADDVLVLRNAGPKGAPGMPEAGYLPIPKKLAAAGVKDMVRISDARMSGTAFGTIVLHITPESADGGPLGLVKTGDRIRLDVPKRSIELLVSDDELKKRRAAYNGPPPHEGSDRGYSWLFQSHVTQADEGCDFDFCKAGFKA
- a CDS encoding antitoxin MazE family protein, producing the protein MATASKRTAATKRKANRAKVSAHRARMRAQGMRLLQIWVPDTRSPEFAKEARRQSRMAARSRYAKDDQAFVDSLSSWFWEGE
- a CDS encoding type II toxin-antitoxin system PemK/MazF family toxin, with amino-acid sequence MKRGEVWTAAASGYVGKPRPVIIVQDDGFSETDSITVCPATSDPGPMPLFRVEVEPNAQNGLVQVSRLMADKLLTVPRGRLGRRIGRLDDATMLRLDRAITVFLGLAS
- a CDS encoding ABC-F family ATP-binding cassette domain-containing protein, which produces MIRLDNISKQNGPQIVFIEASAALQRGEKVGLVGPNGSGKTTLFRLIIGEEAPDEGQVAVDRGVTIGYFSQDVGEMAGRSAVAEVIAGAGAVATVAAELHALEAAMADPDRAGEMDAIIAQYGEVQHRFEELDGYALEGRAREVLAGLSFSQEMMDGDVGALSGGWKMRVALARILLMRPDVMLLDEPSNHLDLESLIWLEQFLKGYEGALMMTSHDREFMNRIVTKVVEIDGGALTAYSGDYEFYEQQRALAEKQQQAQFERQQAMLAKEIKFIETFKARASHAAQVQSRVKKLDKIERVEPPKRRQSVSFDFPPAPRSGEDVVNLKNVHKGYGSRTIYDGLDFMVRRKERWCVMGVNGAGKSTLLKLVAGSTEPDGGTVAVGGSVKMGYFAQHAMDLLDGERTVFEELEDTFPQAGQGSLRTLAGCFGFSGDDIEKKCRVLSGGEKARLVMAKMLYDPPNFLVLDEPTNHLDMATKEMLIAALSDYEGTMLFVSHDRHFLAALSNRVLELTPEGIHQYGGGYTEYVARTGHEAPGLRS
- a CDS encoding alpha/beta hydrolase encodes the protein MRAVNRRSALVGGATLAFAGRALAQQGLSQAGANAVAAQRAEHAKLAAACDTQFVGLPSPTAPRSEVGGHPCQGIYWTPKGQRPRVALIATHYNVDFAEHYLAPYIASRGYGFLGWNTRYRGAEDLFTLEHALVDIGAGVKWLRDEGVERVVILGNSGGGSLMGAYQAEATAPTLHAAMKGAAHDALADLPKSDLYISLNAHSGRPEVLTNWLDPSVTDERDPVATDQSLNPYNKENGPPYSDAFITRYRAAQKARNQRITDWCKAELKRLNAAGIPDFLFPLFRAWADLRFMDARLDPSDRVVPGCYRGDPALANRGFGLGRACTLKSWLSMWSLETSKCQGPEQLAKFAIPALVIQSRADQGVFLSDAKKMFEAVGSKDKTQELIPGNHYLEDGPDYRHRAAGIIAEWVKARV